From Pungitius pungitius chromosome 9, fPunPun2.1, whole genome shotgun sequence, one genomic window encodes:
- the LOC119217389 gene encoding transmembrane channel-like protein 7 isoform X2, translated as MLGVFYTDHSGRVSGNPLLDQLPSYQSLLYRRKSSIVASKRRSSSRARLGSSGSGKWGVSTFGRNEEKPKSQAAQRPVRELPKTMAEKRRDETQRLEENRELDRLGQLRLSARRFLRRLREDAHEWLSSLKLWRGDIHLIEGMFGTGILSYFSFLRFLVTLNLIIFVLMFSFVMLPIIIAPTASGNITYSQNDGGPCGVYPSSARRGLVIFHQHITDLLSGGGFLEQTYLFYGYYKVDKIHFPKATYNLPLAYLLVTIAYLFLSLIWIVKRSATGFKRNLVQDEDRFQSFCNKIFSGWDFCITNENAVRLKRSSLLYELRTDLEEERIKQKIADRTSRERCRIYLIRLVLNLFVIAVLASCFYSIYEATVFSQREQMKMKKENFIVDLVYEYLPSIVITMANFITPLLFSVIINYEDYSPAFEIRFTLMRCVFMRLTSIGVLLFSLWSQVTKCDNGDCICGYNHKLYSCWETRVGQEMYKLTIFDFIIIVAVTIFVEFPRKLIVNYCDCGLAKWWGQQEFAIPQNVLEIVYGQTICWIGTFYSPLLPAICTIKYIFIFYIKKVTLMYNCRPATRPFRASSSNFFFLVVLLIGLALACLPVSFSLAQIKASQACGPFVNYTTSWEVLPKTVSQLPHGIKTLLFALSSEAFAVSFFVVTCLAMFYVIALAGAHKRVINQLREQLAMDGRDKRFLIQKLCQAQKVSAVQSPVSKSQPRRSGSRSSPSYHTSFSNNFNEAVFLAQPPPNSSTHV; from the exons ATGTTGGGGG TGTTCTACACTGACCACAGTGGAAGAGTCAGTGGCAACCCACTGTTGGACCAGCTTCCCAGCTACCAGTCGCTGCTGTACCGCCGCAAGTCGTCCATTGTCGCCTCCAAGCGAAGGAGCAGCTCCAGGGCCCGACTCGGCTCCTCTGGCAGTGGCAAATGGGGCGTGAGCACATTCGGCCGAAATGAGGAGAAACCAAAGAGCCAGGCGGCTCAGAGGCCCGTCCGGGAACTACCTAAGACCATGGCCGAGAAACGCAGAGACGA AACACAGCGCCTGGAGGAGAATCGAGAGCTCGACCGGTTGGGACAGCTGAGGCTAAGCGCCCGCAGGTTTCTGAGGAGGCTGAGGGAGGATGCTCATGAATGGCTGAGCTCACTGAAGCTCTGGAGGGGGGACATCCACCTCATAGAGG GGATGTTCGGCACAGGTATCCTGTCCTACTTCTCCTTTCTGCGCTTCCTGGTCACGCTCAACTTGATCATCTTCGTGCTTATGTTCAGCTTCGTCATGTTACCCATCATCATAGCCCCGACCGCTTCGGGCAATATCACCTACAGCCAGAACGACG GAGGACCGTGCGGGGTTTATCCAAGCAGCGCCCGTAGGGGTCTGGTCATCTTCCATCAGCACATTACAGATCTGCTGTCTGGTGGA GGCTTTCTGGAACAGACCTATCTTTTTTACGGCTACTACAAAGTGGACAAAATACACTTTCCGAAAGCCACTTACAATTTGCCGCTGGCCTACCTGCTCGTCACTATTGCCTACCTGTTCCTCAGTCTCATATGGATtgttaaaag GTCTGCCACAGGATTTAAACGGAACCTGGTTCAGGATGAGGATCgctttcagagcttttgcaaTAAGATTTTTTCAGGCTGGGACTTCTGCATAACAAACGAGAACGCCGTGCGCCTGAAGAGAAGCAGTTTGCTGTACGAGCTCAGG ACGGatttggaggaggagagaatcaAACAGAAAATAGCAGATCGCACCAGTAGAGAGAGATGTCGGATTTACCTCATCCGCCTGGTTCTCAACCTTTTTGTTATTGCTGTACTGGCTAGCTGCTTCTACAGCATTTATGAAGCCACCGTCTTCTCACAGAGAGaacagatgaaaatgaaaaag GAGAATTTCATTGTGGATCTTGTCTATGAGTATCTACCCTCCATTGTCATCACCATGGCCAACTTCATCACCCCACTCCTCTTCTCCGTTATCATCAACTATGAGGACTACTCGCCTGCGTTCGAGATCCGCTTCACGCTGATGAG GTGCGTCTTCATGCGGTTGACCAGTATTGGGGTtttgctcttctctctctggtctCAGGTCACTAAATGTGATAACGGGGATTGCATTTGTGGCTATAACCACAAGCTTTACTCC TGTTGGGAGACCCGTGTGGGCCAGGAGATGTACAAACTCACCATCTTTGACTTCATCATCATTGTCGCAGTCACCATCTTTGTGGAGTTTCCCAGAAA GCTGATTGTGAATTACTGTGACTGTGGCCTGGCTAAGTGGTGGGGCCAGCAGGAGTTTGCTATTCCTCAGAATGTGCTCGAGATCGTCTACGGTCAGACCATCTGCTGGATCGGCACGTTCTACAGCCCGCTTCTACCGGCCATCTGCACTATAAAATACATCTTCATCTTCTATATCAAAAAG GTCACGTTGATGTACAACTGCCGTCCGGCCACGCGTCCGTTCCGAGCTTCCAGCTCCAACTTCTTCTTCCTGGTCGTGCTGCTGATAGGCCTCGCTCTGGCCTGTCTGCCCGTCTCTTTTAGTTTGGCACA AATAAAGGCTTCCCAGGCCTGTGGACCGTTTGTTAATTACACAACCTCCTGGGAGGTGCTGCCAAAGACCGTGTCTCAGCTGCCTCATGGAATCAAAACACTCCTCTTTGCTCTCTCATCCGAGGCCTTCGCTGTCTCCTTCTTTGTTGTCACGTG ttTGGCCATGTTTTATGTGATCGCACTGGCTGGAGCTCACAAGAGAGTTATTAACCAACTGAGGGAGCAACTAGCTATG gacGGCCGTGACAAGCGTTTTTTAATCCAAAAGCTGTGCCAGGCCCAGAAGGTCTCAGCTGTCCAATCACCGGTGTCCAAATCCCAACCCCGCAGAAGCGGCAGCAGAAGCAGCCCCAGCTATCACACCAGCTTCTCCAACAACTTTAATGAAGCTGTGTTTCTGGCACAGCCACCTCCTAACTCCTCCACGCATGTGTGA
- the tmc5 gene encoding transmembrane channel-like protein 5, which translates to MTSYGTGGLFNPAYHDSETLEIDRSKSLQANPYARVERADGLYSPGQTSADGSVGTVPLGGWHEESRRAGESFPMGVTSSHPESAAWQRDTDHNRFPPDSLYDRSPPVRLSSAMSGNLTMRWRGLTMRRMSMFPSGDPANEAFTADAIRNEMENEEQNLVKELIALSTRDQIRAIRDLPMTFEEKKHIRSQVLALKSSKRSRQFPCFADCSENVSLSFRRFGYSLSSARQTLQLWQGVMKEIGGKFGTSVVIYFVFLKWLLMFNIFSFLVNFGFITIPLLVYDASPNIPANVSFSGLEILTGAGYFHYTVMYYGGYSNETLHGLGDYNMQLAYFFTISVYMVLCGIALIFNMGSSFMKNYVLADPTSNGAWQLLCSWDFSITNERAVRQRKNNLRVQLKESLSEKAQRELLTLSEQLKHFGIYLGSWLLSTGLAVGCGASIYYLCQYEQKQATDAANWSLLQDAKTLLVPFVVSLINLVVPLFYSLFNKFEHYSSQRRQIYALVVRNVLLKMSILAVLCYYWMNVVAKRFSCWESIVGQALYRLVIVDFLFLMLGSFFGEFLSNVIGTRLLPRLGVPEFDVARNVLEIIYAQTLAWIGIYFSPLLPAIQILKFFILFYLKKVSLIQNCQPPRRSGRAAQMQTIFMALLFFPFFVGALSMVAYTAWSLSPSEQCGPFRGLNNTFSVVGVWMEDLEKIPGSQWAVWIYQNVIRSEIFYFFISLIIVVIIYIFWQVTQGRKQLIRLLKQRIVNEGKDKSFLLDKLQNLQKSQPDKSKQKNQKKHSKQRRDDHSSTGHSNSNAMVQALLARQQLEQEEKTGSAGGVPVPSDISSSSALTQAMLARQRAEDQDADTQRPFSRAFAVAAQARQRDEYFSVGFPDTPIGTSSTSSKVTRDTQAGQRAEEPPSSASSVMMQVMQARQRAEEEERPQWVPAPPQNSAPAGSSALIQAMLARQQAQNEYDDGY; encoded by the exons ATGACAAGTTACGGAACTGGAGGATTATTCAACCCTGCCTACCATGACAGCGAAACTCTGGAAATTGATAGAAG TAAAAGCCTGCAAGCTAACCCCTATGCCAGGGTTGAGAGGGCAGACGGACTCTACTCGCCCGGTCAAACCAGCGCTGATGGCTCTGTGGGGACAGTGCCACTGGGGGGCTGGCATGAGGAGAGCCGCAGGGCGGGAGAAAGCTTCCCCATGGGCGTCACCTCATCTCACCCAGAGAGTGCTGCGTGGCAGCGTGACACCG ATCACAATAGGTTCCCCCCAGACTCTCTGTATGATCGATCACCTCCTGTGCGCCTTTCTTCTGCAATGTCAG GTAACTTGACGATGAGATGGAGGGGACTAACAATGAGAAGAATGAGCATGTTTCCTAGCGGGGACCCTGCCAACGAAGCCTTCACAGCGGATGCCATCAGGAACGAGATGGAGAATG AGGAACAGAACCTAGTAAAGGAGCTCATTGCTTTGTCAACACGAGACCAAATTCGAGCCATTCGGGATCTTCCAATGACCTTTGAGGAGAAGAAACATATCAG GAGTCAAGTGCTGGCGTTGAAGTCTTCGAAGCGATCTCGCCAGTTTCCATGTTTTGCAGATTGCTCTGAGAATGTGTCACTG TCTTTCCGCAGGTTTGGCTACAGTCTGAGTTCAGCCAGGCAGACCCTGCAGCTTTGGCAAGGCGTCATGAAAGAGATCGGTGGCAAATTCGGCACCAGTGTCGTCATCTATTTCGTGTTCCTCAAGTGGCTGCTCATGTTCAACATCTTCTCATTCCTGGTCAACTTTGGCTTCATCACCATCCCGCTGCTTGTTTACGACGCTTCCCCCAACATTCCTGCCAATGTGAGCTTCAGCGGACTGGAGATACTAACTGGAGCT GGTTACTTCCACTACACTGTCATGTACTACGGTGGCTACAGCAATGAAACCCTGCATGGCCTTGGGGATTACAACATGCAGTTGGCCTATTTCTTCACCATTTCCGTCTACATGGTTCTGTGTGGAATTGCACTTATCTTCAA CATGGGCAGCTCATTCATGAAAAACTACGTCCTGGCAGACCCAACATCAAACGGTGCATGGCAGCTTCTATGCAGCTGGGACTTCAGTATTACCAACGAGAGAGCAGTGAGACAGCGCAAGAACAACCTACGCGTCCAACTCAAG GAGTCCTTATCAGAGAAGGCCCAGAGGGAGCTGCTGACCCTCTCGGAACAGCTGAAGCACTTTGGGATTTATTTGGGTTCATGGCTCCTCTCCACCGGCTTGGCTGTTGGGTGTGGAGCTAGCATCTATTATCTCTGCCAATACGAACAGAAG CAGGCAACAGATGCCGCCAACTGGTCTCTGCTTCAGGATGCAAAGACTCTCCTGGTTCCCTTTGTGGTGTCTCTAATCAACCTGGTGGTCCCACTCTTCTACTCACTCTTCAACAAGTTTGAACACTACTCCAGCCAGCGCAGACAGATCTACGCTCTGGTAGTCAG AAACGTGCTTCTCAAGATGTCCATTCTGGCAGTCTTGTGTTATTACTGGATGAACGTGGTGGCAAAGCGGTTTTCA TGTTGGGAGTCCATTGTGGGACAGGCTTTGTACCGTCTGGTCATTGTTGATTTCCTTTTTCTGATGTTGGGATCCTTCTTCGGAGAGTTTCTTAGCAA TGTGATTGGGACTAGATTACTTCCTCGTCTGGGAGTTCCAGAGTTTGACGTGGCCAGAAATGTCCTTGAAATCATCTACGCACAGACTCTGGCATG GATTGGAATCTacttctctcctctgctgcctgccatCCAAATCCTcaagtttttcattttgttttacttaAAGAAG GTCAGCTTGATCCAGAACTGCCAGCCTCCCCGACGGTCGGGGAGAGCAGCTCAGATGCAAACCATCTTCATggccctcctcttcttccctttctttgtGGGAGCCCTGTCCATGGTTGCATACACTGCCTGGAG CCTGAGTCCCTCGGAGCAGTGCGGCCCTTTTCGAGGACTCAACAACACCTTCAGTGTGGTAGGAGTGTGGATGGAGGATTTGGAGAAGATCCCCGGTTCTCAATGGGCCGTCTGGATCTACCAAAATGTCATCAGAAGTGAAATCTTCTACTTTTTTATCTCACTCATCATTGT TGTCATTATATACATCTTCTGGCAAGTCACTCAGGGCCGCAAGCAACTTATTCGTCTACTGAAACAACGGATAGTTAAT GAGGGGAAAGACAAGTCCTTCTTGTTAGATAAGCTTCAGAACCTCCAAAAATCCCAACCCGATAAATCCAAACAGAAGAATCAGAAAAAG CACTCCAAACAGCGTCGGGATGACCACTCCTCTACCGGCCATTCCAACTCAAATGCCATGGTTCAGGCGCTACTCGCTCGCCAGCAGCTTGAACAGGAAGAAAAGACTGGCAGCGCTGGTGGAGTGCCCGTCCCCTCCgacatctcctcctccagcgcgcTCACTCAGGCCATGTTGGCCCGCCAGCGAGCCGAGGACCAGGACGCAGACACGCAGCGGCCGTTCTCAAGAGCCTTCGCGGTGGCCGCGCAGGCCAGGCAGAGGGATGAATACTTCAGCGTGGGTTTTCCTGACACCCCAATCGGCACGTCCAGCACGTCCAGCAAGGTCACACGGGATACGCAAGCCGGGCAAAGAGCGGAGGAGCCGCCGTCCTCCGCTTCAAGTGTCATGATGCAAGTCATGCAGGCCAGACAGagagcggaggaagaggagaggcctCAGTGGGTGCCAGCTCCCCCACAGAACTCAGCGCCAGCAGGCTCGAGTGCTCTCATACAGGCCATGTTGGCCCGGCAACAGGCCCAGAACGAGTATGATGACGGTTACTGA
- the LOC119217389 gene encoding transmembrane channel-like protein 7 isoform X1 — MEEVDSVFYTDHSGRVSGNPLLDQLPSYQSLLYRRKSSIVASKRRSSSRARLGSSGSGKWGVSTFGRNEEKPKSQAAQRPVRELPKTMAEKRRDETQRLEENRELDRLGQLRLSARRFLRRLREDAHEWLSSLKLWRGDIHLIEGMFGTGILSYFSFLRFLVTLNLIIFVLMFSFVMLPIIIAPTASGNITYSQNDGGPCGVYPSSARRGLVIFHQHITDLLSGGGFLEQTYLFYGYYKVDKIHFPKATYNLPLAYLLVTIAYLFLSLIWIVKRSATGFKRNLVQDEDRFQSFCNKIFSGWDFCITNENAVRLKRSSLLYELRTDLEEERIKQKIADRTSRERCRIYLIRLVLNLFVIAVLASCFYSIYEATVFSQREQMKMKKENFIVDLVYEYLPSIVITMANFITPLLFSVIINYEDYSPAFEIRFTLMRCVFMRLTSIGVLLFSLWSQVTKCDNGDCICGYNHKLYSCWETRVGQEMYKLTIFDFIIIVAVTIFVEFPRKLIVNYCDCGLAKWWGQQEFAIPQNVLEIVYGQTICWIGTFYSPLLPAICTIKYIFIFYIKKVTLMYNCRPATRPFRASSSNFFFLVVLLIGLALACLPVSFSLAQIKASQACGPFVNYTTSWEVLPKTVSQLPHGIKTLLFALSSEAFAVSFFVVTCLAMFYVIALAGAHKRVINQLREQLAMDGRDKRFLIQKLCQAQKVSAVQSPVSKSQPRRSGSRSSPSYHTSFSNNFNEAVFLAQPPPNSSTHV; from the exons ATGGAGGAGGTCGACTCAG TGTTCTACACTGACCACAGTGGAAGAGTCAGTGGCAACCCACTGTTGGACCAGCTTCCCAGCTACCAGTCGCTGCTGTACCGCCGCAAGTCGTCCATTGTCGCCTCCAAGCGAAGGAGCAGCTCCAGGGCCCGACTCGGCTCCTCTGGCAGTGGCAAATGGGGCGTGAGCACATTCGGCCGAAATGAGGAGAAACCAAAGAGCCAGGCGGCTCAGAGGCCCGTCCGGGAACTACCTAAGACCATGGCCGAGAAACGCAGAGACGA AACACAGCGCCTGGAGGAGAATCGAGAGCTCGACCGGTTGGGACAGCTGAGGCTAAGCGCCCGCAGGTTTCTGAGGAGGCTGAGGGAGGATGCTCATGAATGGCTGAGCTCACTGAAGCTCTGGAGGGGGGACATCCACCTCATAGAGG GGATGTTCGGCACAGGTATCCTGTCCTACTTCTCCTTTCTGCGCTTCCTGGTCACGCTCAACTTGATCATCTTCGTGCTTATGTTCAGCTTCGTCATGTTACCCATCATCATAGCCCCGACCGCTTCGGGCAATATCACCTACAGCCAGAACGACG GAGGACCGTGCGGGGTTTATCCAAGCAGCGCCCGTAGGGGTCTGGTCATCTTCCATCAGCACATTACAGATCTGCTGTCTGGTGGA GGCTTTCTGGAACAGACCTATCTTTTTTACGGCTACTACAAAGTGGACAAAATACACTTTCCGAAAGCCACTTACAATTTGCCGCTGGCCTACCTGCTCGTCACTATTGCCTACCTGTTCCTCAGTCTCATATGGATtgttaaaag GTCTGCCACAGGATTTAAACGGAACCTGGTTCAGGATGAGGATCgctttcagagcttttgcaaTAAGATTTTTTCAGGCTGGGACTTCTGCATAACAAACGAGAACGCCGTGCGCCTGAAGAGAAGCAGTTTGCTGTACGAGCTCAGG ACGGatttggaggaggagagaatcaAACAGAAAATAGCAGATCGCACCAGTAGAGAGAGATGTCGGATTTACCTCATCCGCCTGGTTCTCAACCTTTTTGTTATTGCTGTACTGGCTAGCTGCTTCTACAGCATTTATGAAGCCACCGTCTTCTCACAGAGAGaacagatgaaaatgaaaaag GAGAATTTCATTGTGGATCTTGTCTATGAGTATCTACCCTCCATTGTCATCACCATGGCCAACTTCATCACCCCACTCCTCTTCTCCGTTATCATCAACTATGAGGACTACTCGCCTGCGTTCGAGATCCGCTTCACGCTGATGAG GTGCGTCTTCATGCGGTTGACCAGTATTGGGGTtttgctcttctctctctggtctCAGGTCACTAAATGTGATAACGGGGATTGCATTTGTGGCTATAACCACAAGCTTTACTCC TGTTGGGAGACCCGTGTGGGCCAGGAGATGTACAAACTCACCATCTTTGACTTCATCATCATTGTCGCAGTCACCATCTTTGTGGAGTTTCCCAGAAA GCTGATTGTGAATTACTGTGACTGTGGCCTGGCTAAGTGGTGGGGCCAGCAGGAGTTTGCTATTCCTCAGAATGTGCTCGAGATCGTCTACGGTCAGACCATCTGCTGGATCGGCACGTTCTACAGCCCGCTTCTACCGGCCATCTGCACTATAAAATACATCTTCATCTTCTATATCAAAAAG GTCACGTTGATGTACAACTGCCGTCCGGCCACGCGTCCGTTCCGAGCTTCCAGCTCCAACTTCTTCTTCCTGGTCGTGCTGCTGATAGGCCTCGCTCTGGCCTGTCTGCCCGTCTCTTTTAGTTTGGCACA AATAAAGGCTTCCCAGGCCTGTGGACCGTTTGTTAATTACACAACCTCCTGGGAGGTGCTGCCAAAGACCGTGTCTCAGCTGCCTCATGGAATCAAAACACTCCTCTTTGCTCTCTCATCCGAGGCCTTCGCTGTCTCCTTCTTTGTTGTCACGTG ttTGGCCATGTTTTATGTGATCGCACTGGCTGGAGCTCACAAGAGAGTTATTAACCAACTGAGGGAGCAACTAGCTATG gacGGCCGTGACAAGCGTTTTTTAATCCAAAAGCTGTGCCAGGCCCAGAAGGTCTCAGCTGTCCAATCACCGGTGTCCAAATCCCAACCCCGCAGAAGCGGCAGCAGAAGCAGCCCCAGCTATCACACCAGCTTCTCCAACAACTTTAATGAAGCTGTGTTTCTGGCACAGCCACCTCCTAACTCCTCCACGCATGTGTGA